In the Ornithodoros turicata isolate Travis chromosome 5, ASM3712646v1, whole genome shotgun sequence genome, GTAGTTGTTGTTATCACGGTCATACAGTTGCCTCGCGAAGTGAAGCCACGAAATTATCAGCTTTTAACGGAGAAAATCGTGCGCAAAAATTTAGCGGTTGCGCGGAAGAGGCAATAAATAACCGTTATGTGCCAATTTATGATCAGTATCGTGGTatagcttgggacaaaagttcacggaacatgGCACTGGcgcatttcttcatcggagcggtcccCTGTCAGTACCAGGAAGaaatcgaataagaaacgggcgACTGGCTATattctcagttgtctcgcgacgtaaaaccccaATTATTGAATTGACtagctattctatccatctctcagtttGCTGCTAGGATGTcaccaatggagaaatgcgactccatggtgttccgtaaacttttgtcccaagcggCACGAGGCATGCTTATTATTTAAGATAATATTGTAGTCACTACAATGGGCATAAAAAGGAGGCTTGTTACTTTTATGACTTTTGAAGCGAATTGAAATGCGATGAACCGTTATGACTGAAGAAAAACGAATTTAAGTTCGCTATATTAAACCCGCTTACTTCGACGACCACCGACTAAAGCACGACGTCCGCCATATGTTACTGGTTGGCAATTCATAAGAAACGCAACGCTTTATCTAGCAAAACATTCCCGCGTTCTGGTTGTTATCGGCCAGATGTTAATCATACAGAAGCACAACAATGGCTGGTTCCAACGCTGCTGTCTCGCACTTCTACAAAAGCATCTAATTAAAATGTTCGCCAGGCCGCGTCACGCGCccgcaaaaatggcatcagtgctgTACTCTCACAGCCTAAAAAATATAATGAAataaaaacaccctgtataaagcaCATGCCGGGTACTATACCGATAGCACGAGCCAGTGGAACATCTTGTACTGGTAACAACTAGACAGTTTACTTCAATAGTTTTTGTTATCACGGTCATGGTGGTCGACGTAAACCACAAAATTATCATCTTTTAACGGAGGAAATCGTACGTGAAAATTTATCGGTTGCGCGCAAGAAACAATGAACGTGCCCATTTATTCTCAGTATTGTACCGCAAGGCATGCATACTATCAAAGGTTTGTTACTTCTTTACTTTTAAAACATGTTGCAATGCATTGCAATGAACCGTCATGACTGAAGAAAAACAATAAAGCCAAGTTTGCTATATCGAAGCACCGTTACTTCGAAGAACACCGTCTAAAGTATGACGTCCGCCATATACGCCACAGGGTTTTGCACCCATTGGCAGTCCATAAAAAATGCAAAGCTTGAAAACATTCACGTCTTCTCGTTGTTGTTGGCCAGATGTCAATCATACAGGGATAGAACAATGGCTTCCTTTTACTAGCTGCTTGCTGTCATCACATACCGTCGAGCAAGACTTCATTCTTTAGACAAGGCTTTTCCGCAGCGCATGTACGTATAAGAATGGACAACGTCTACATTTCCTTGTCCTCCGCTTCTGGACAAATACATTGGTGCGTCCGTTATACAGGGTGGATTTTTATACGGcagattttttgtttttcaagttGTGGGAGCAGCACTGGTGCCATTTTTACGGAGGGCTACGCGGCAAGGCGGACGTCCTGTGGAAAAGAGCGTGTAACTACTGGATGGGGATGACTAATCACAAAAAAATCATTAATTGACTTTCTAATTAAAAGTTTTCgcgaaaatgcgagacagcagaattggaggtGACCATTACTTGAATCCACCCTCTTTCTCAAAAATCTTGAAACGAGcgcgtactttgagatataaattacCAAGCTTTGGcttgcaaatgaggcgaaaccagaactacgcacttctcgacCGCAAAAAATAGGGAAAGTGCGTTCGCGTCGGAGGGCTGTTTtgtagcgatcgagctgattggaatAAACGCTGATCTGTTAGCCAGATAGACCGCCTTCCGAGCCGGATAAGCTGAAACGATGTCGTTTTTGCGCTCGTGAAGTGCGTAGTttggcgatttatatctcaaagtacgtgatCGTTTCAAGATTTTTGAGAAAGAGGGTGGATTCCAATAATGGTCCCGTCCAATTCCGCTGTAACGCATTTACGCGAAAATATCAAATAAAAACGTTAATTTTAGgaaattagtcgtccagtagatACATGCTCTTTTCCACAGGACGTCCGCATGACAAACCCGTGACTCAGCTGCAAAATGACATCAGTGCTACACGAATATGATTTGTTCTGCATAGATGCATGGGgttgaataagaagaaattcTAAAGTgggaaaaaagaaagttctgTTAATATCCCAGCATAGTGGTGAGGTACCGTTCTGATTACTACAAGAGCAAAATACGCCGTTACATATATGGGCGACTTACTCTCACGACTGACTTGTCATCGTGTGACATTGTATACCTTgtccacgaccatctctatagtCGTGACCTTGTCTCGAGAGATTGTGGAGTCCCAGGTCGGATAAAACATTTAAGTGGTTTTCCTGGCAGCAACATGGTGGCATGTACATGCCATCAAACAACCTTCTGACCATAGTCTACAAAATCGCAAAATCGCGGGATGTCGCTTTCGCGTGGCATAGCGTTAATAAAATGGCGGGTAGAGTACCTTCACGAAATTAACGAGAGGTGACGTTGTGTAACGTCTGGTTAATCTATCGTTTGCTTTACCCACTTGATCTAATTGAGACATTTCCATATCATTCTGTTTTTTCTCTCCAGATTCTAGGCTGTGGCATGACGGGGGTTGGCATCTGGCTTCACTTAGCATACGGCGGATACTCCAATGTGCTGCCAACACACAGAGTGCTCAGTGCCGATGGGTTGTGCCTTACTGCAGGAGTAGTCACATTTTTGCTTGCATTCCTCGGATGCTGTGGAGCATGGTTTCAAAGTAAATGCCTACTCTGCCTGGTATGCACATTCGTAGTTTCTTACGGAAGTACTGTTAGCACCCACGTATTGAAGCTGTTTTGCAATTTCGAATTTTGTAACTAAGTGTTCGATATATCGAATTGGTCGTTGTAACGGAATGTTCGATATATCGAATTCTTTGTTGTAACGAAGCGTTCGTTATATCGAATTGTTCCCTGTAACGAAGTGTTCGACATATGTATCGAATAGTTCGTTGTAACGAAGTATTCGATATATCGAATAGTTCGTTGTAACGAAGTGTTCGATATATGTATCGAACACTTCGTTGTAACGAAGTTTTCGACATATGTATCGAACAGTTTGTTGTAACGAAGTGTTTGACATATGTATCGAACAGTTAGTTACAACGAAGTGTTCGACATATGTATCGAATAGTTCGTTGTAACAAAGTGTTTGATATATGTATCGAATAGTTCGTTGAAATAAAAGTGTTCGATATATTAGTTTGTTTATTACAAGAACGAAGTGTTCGATATGTCAGATTGGTCATACAGAGAAGTATTTTGTAAAATCTGATTGTTCGTCACAAAGTGTTCAGTTTCTCGAAGTGTTCCATATATCAAATTGTTATGTTCAAGATTTTCAGAGATCAGAATTTCATACTTTTTAGTAGGCTCTTGCTGTAAGTGGTGTTTTACATTACCTTTGTGATAAATTCAACCCCACTTTTTCCCTTTTGCAGTACTTCGTTTTGCTGATTATTATATTTCTGCTGGAGTTTACAGCTGGAACTTTGGGATTTGTGTACAGAAAAAATGTAAGCAACTGTGCCCTGCCACCCATGCATTGTGTCAGAAGCTGTAGGGATGATGTAATTTTTGTCAAAACGTTTATGCTCACTTTTCAGATTGGGCAGTCCCTAATGCATGAAATGACTGTCGGGATTCAGGAGAAGTATAGTCCTGATAACGACAATGGACTGGCTGAAGTTTGGGACCACATACATTCAAAGGTACAAACCACCACATATAAAGAATATTTATTTTAAGCGCCCATTAACAGCTTATAGGCCTTGGGTATAACAATCCTTCATAGTCACACCTTTAAGTCTGTCAAGGATAAGGAACGAGAGTCGTTGGTTATATTCGAAATTCATTGTACCCTCCCCCCACATCAGCGCGGATAATATTTACAGCATCTGCACAGTACCTGCTTATGTAAAATCTGCCTCTGCACCAACATGCGCATGGGTATTGAGTACATTCGCACTGGTCATGGAATAAACAGCCTTTTGCTTGTGAGCATACAAAAACTCATCAGGAACATTGTCATCCACAGGTGTCCAATAATTGAAGTTGAAGGAGAACAACAGGGGGGTTGTACAGctcgacgaacattctccaattacGTATTATACTCCATGAAGGCATGTGCCTCATGATATCCAGTTACAtaattcatttacttctagcgagtGTATTTGCCACAAAataatgccattcaaagagtaTAATCCTCATGAGTCTCTCCTTCATCCCTGGAACGGAGTCGTGTCACAACGTTCCAACGTATAGCAATGCTGCTTTCCAGGCGCTGGGGATGGGTGAGATTTTGCTCACCTGGTCAGCGACAGGCCCCCGATGAGACAAGCTGTGGTCCACGAGGGAACCGGTTATGGGAACATcacggtgacctcgcggagcaatacggCACCGAAAACATAGTGCAcacatgaaatggaacattGCAGGCTTTTGACAGATTGAACTGGTTATCTTGGGGTTTACAAGTGGAAAGATGTTCAGAATTTACCTCACTTGatgatattacaacaaaattaatgtataagTGTCCCACATTCggaatggttgatggtgcgcaATGTCAAAATGACAtgtggctattgtcgccagggcattGCAGAGAGAGGTATGagtgcgaaagagtgcagtgtaTATTCAGTCGTTTTTTAGCCATTATTTacgttttttgtgacattttttgcaAAACGTTTACTGTCGGCAACGTATTACAGTGCATTAAAAATAAGTGCACCTTGTATATTAtgtgtttattgcccctttaaaggCACAGTGATGCAAGGAATGGCATATACTTCAACAGCATCATTGCGGCCTTTTTCCTGTTTCAGTTCGAGTGCTGTGGAGTGCAGGGCTACAGAGATTGGTACCGTGTTGCAGCTTGGCCAAAGAATGACTGGGTGCCTCATTCGTGTTGCCTGGAAGAATTTTCAAACAACACGGCCTGCGGGCAGGCGGGAAATCCTGACTTCCTAAATCAAGGCGTATGTACACGTACCTCTCCAAACACTGACACACATTCAAAGGTTGCCTGAATTTCAAAGCTGtgttaagggaaaaaaagaaaaaagctggcAAATTTTTCCTagcttttttcatttttagtAGATAAATAAGTACAACCTCTCATCTATGTCACCAGAAATAGGTATTGTAGTATAATTTCAAGGGCAGAACACTGTCAGGAATTCTGGAATTACAAACTTAAAGGGACCACTAAGAGATTCCCGAAACACCAGAGTTCTCGGTGGAGAATGGTACTCTAAGATAACATTTATCAGATATAGATCTGGTGTTTGCCACATTGCATTCAATGCGGGTGAAGTTCGCGtggaaaaaaaagtgtcaaGCGGCCGTCCGACCTCCTCCGCCCCCCTCCTACAAGAGTCCTGATGTTACTTGCATCATTTGCTCACTCCAAGGTTGCACCAAGTCAGTCCGCCAGTGGGGAAGATCACCAGCTTCTGACGTCACATGTAGTTTCTCGGTCGTGTTGCAGCAGTTGCCTTTTTGTTGGCCATGGTTTTTAGTCAATATATCCGTTATTCTAACCAATGCTCAGTTCTTACTCTGCATGGTGAATGTATTAGCAGCCAGGAATGTGATACATACGCTTACAGAGCTTTTGAGGATCTCTTCATGGCCTCTTTAATAATGGTTAAGCCTTGTTGACACATACTAACTGTTTGCAGCGTGTGAAAATGAAGGTACCACACACATGGAGTGGGTCACAAAACGATGGCCTGTGGGACGTTCCTGCAGTTCCTGATGATATACTTTGTGCATGCTGTACAAAAACATGCTGAATTTCCTCTGACTGAACACAGTTAAGGTTGCTAATACTGATGTCGCTAAGGGAAGCTTGTTAGGAGTCTATCTGAGTCTTGCGGGCAGCGAAGGAGACAAACGTCAAAGTGGTAACACGATATATACATATTTATTTACTTCGGCGAGACAGATGTCCTGTCCAAGTTCCATGTCCTGACTTCTAGTCCACCTGAATTTCACTTTTCATTCCACCTGTCAGCGGTCAATTAGCATGGTCGCTCGCACACCAACCGAGGACCCTGCGCAGATACGAACCAAATTGACCACATGGTTGACCACTTGGTTGGATAAGCATTCCTTTCTGCCCTGGCGCTGGTGTTGCTGACATTGCCTACAAAGGTCTCGGACAAAAGGAATAAACCAACCCGAGGCCAGACGCTGTGCAGGTGTCCAGCAATTAATGGGCGGTGGGAATGGCTGTACTATCTTCAGACACCTTTTTCAAATTGTTTTAACTTTTCTGGTGGGTTGTGTATCCTTCATTAAAATGGTCAGAATGATGCTGAAAACCAACCATATATTGATCCATGTGTTTTCATGGCAGGGCTGCTACAAGAAGCTGCACATGTGGATTATGAAGCGGCTCTACATAGTCGGTATCATCTGCATGAGCTTCGCATTCGTTCAACTCTTTGGCCTCATCTCTGCAATGGTCCTGCTATGCACTGCCAGCGAAAAACGGAAAAAGAAACGCTCTAGGCAAGGAACATGCTTCAATTGCTCTGTGAATTATGGGCAAATGCATAGAAGAAACATTTTCCTAACATGTAGTAACAGTATATTATGTTAAGGGGGTTGTGACAGTTTCAACATTGAATATGTTATGTTGAAGGTTTGCATATGACTACTACTTGCATAGGTTTGAAcatacactgtaaaaacagaacttcaccgcatagcacgctcttagccaacagtcatcccgaatgacatcgttctacCGATTTATGCTGTTATCTAtataaggcccctggttttctgcagcggcaaattcaaaattccccGGCACCGACTTGTAGttccgcgattttccgcggcaaggagtcaacggctgcttgaagCGCGAAAcactattttcttggataatgtgggtaCAAAAAGTATTTTATAAACTTCAGCGTTACATGGTACCTTGCGATCTCCTCTGACAACAAATGTTGCTGTCAGCTACAATCATTTTATATTTGCTGAAGGATatttcaacatctgcaaagtttaTAGGAATTAACAAATAATTGATAGAAATAGACGCTAAATTCGGAGCAAGCACCCTAATTTCGTTCCAAAACCCAATtatcgtatttactcgcataatttgcgcacttttttttcctaaaaaaTCGGAAAATTtaggggtgcgcaaattgcGCGGGAACGTTCGTTACGATAttcaaatttcaaaattttattaTGCTGGTCATATAGGCTCTCGGTAGGGCCGATACTGCATTGCGCGAGCGCGAATGAAGCACTCAAATACCGCGCGACCGCCGACGGTCGGAAGGCAAAACGGTGGTCCACTACCGCTCATATACCGGTGAAATACGTCGAGACGCTGCTGGAAGATTCCACTAGTCCGCACCTGACAACCGAAAGCGCGCTAGGTTCGCAAACTTTGTCATGTTCTGCTGTACGGTTTGTCCAGCGTTGCTTTTCGCGTTTTGTAGTTCGAGTGATAGTATCGTCCATCGCGTCAGCGGACCCTCACTCGAAAGTGCGCGCAAATGGAACAAAATCACCGCAATATAACTTCGGTGGCACCACGGGCACTCCGTGGGTGGCACTGACGGCGTTGCGAAAGGTAATCGCCACGGTCGCGCGTGCGGACGCGCGTGCCAGATATCCGCGCACGGAACGCGGGTGCTCAAACTACGCGATGTTTTGCTTTCTTGTCATTTTTAGTGTCACTAAAAAAAATATGCGATGCGCAACTTCTGCGATGGCGCAAAATACGCGAGGAAATATATCGAAGGGTCCGCGTACCTTGGTGCAGCTGGGACCGTGCCCAGCACGCGCTCGTACCTGACGCTATTTCGCGTGAGCgtgcaatacttctccttcgACGCTGCCAACAGCGTCCTTTGACCCAGTCGGATTTCCGCAGAATTCCGTGCAAAACGCGGCGAAGTTTCGAGCAAATAAATAATTCCGCGAAATTCCGTgtcaaacgaaggattccgtgaaatttcgcggaatcgcggaaaaccgaGGGCCTTACCTATATATCTAATCTTATATCTATTATCGTTCTGTCaatctattttttaaaaacaggaggtgtacgcctttttgtcacaCAGTTATGTTAGTTGTctcaaaaaagcgtacgcccccccccccccccccccacgctttctacaaatcagttgtgataaaggtatcattctgtgaaatggttggccttcaatatgttatgtggtgaagttttgttttaagagtgtacaagttCTATAGCAAGAAGGGTCGCAGTTGCTATGGAAACTCTACGTGAACAGTCCAGTATGCTCAGACGGAGAAACTGGTGCAGCTGTGAAATCACCACAGGCATCCATGTCAGTGTGAGGGCCTATGGTGGAATGGAATGGGCCTATGGAATGATTAGTTTTGGTATTACTCTGGCATGTGGTACAATAAGAAAACATGGAATCTACCCACTAAAATCCAAGTGCCACAACCCTTTTAAGCATAAACGTCTGTGAATATGGAACTTTGAGGACACCCTATAGTTGACTATTTATCTCTTTCAGAAATGTGCATTATGCGGCGATGGTTTGACGAGCAGCTGAAGACGACCTTGTCCATTCGGCCAACTTCTTTTGCAGTAAAGCAGTGTTGAAGGTGAGTCTGCAAAAGTGACTAAGCAAAGTGTGTTTGTTAGTTCAACCATCTAATGTCTATCATGCACTCACACTGGGATAAATTCAATCATTATGATTCTAATCTTTTTCAGTGGTGGAAAGCTCTATGCCATCTGTCACTACCGAGCAGCTCCCTAAATGGAACTGTCCTTTTATCATTATCTTGTTGTGCATTTCAGAATTTCTTTTGGGGCAAGGTTGGCATTCCttaattttaaatttttttttggcAGTTGCATTATGAAGGACTAACTCTCTTCTTTGTTCTGCCTGCTTGTTGACTTTTCTTGCGGCTGTGAGGATTGTTATGTTTCTCCTGTTTTAACATATAGTTTTATTTGGTTGGGTGCACAGTATTTTTGAATATATATTTAGTGGATAGGGGAAATATCGAGTTATGTACAAATATTATTTGGATAtttatacatatacatattttaATATAATATTGTGAAAGCTGTACCTATAGCGGTTGTACTTTGCCGTTATCACCTCACTCCTGTTATGTTCAAAATGTCTGAGCCTGAGTATTTGTGATACACACTTCGattgtggtttcggtttcataGGGAAAGAGTGTCACACGATTAATTCATTTTCAGTATAAATTTACCTTCAAAGTGAATCATGACGGCCAAGGTCAACCAGTAATGTACAAAAAAAATGCATGATCATAGTTACATGAAAACATATCCCAATTTTCTACATGTGTGGTGATGTATACAAGGACATGCTGTGTATAATAGTCGTAAACAGTGCTGAGAGACGGGGCAATAGCTACAGGGTGGAGCTTCAGAGTGGACACAGTGATGGCTGTCTCCCAACCATTCACTTTTACTAATGGGGCACCGCTCTGCTACTGTCGAAGTGTCTTTGAACGTGGCTTCACAGCTGAGCATCAAAACAcgtgtgtatatatataggaCAACTATTTTGAATGATGTAGACATAATGGAGTTGTTTAAATTATGCGAGTCAGCCGAGGACTCTGTACAATTATGACCATTTTTATATGCAACAGCCATGCTTATGTATATGGCACATTTTTTTGTATGGACACCTTTTACCTTTACAAGAACCGCCACTAAAATTTAGCTGTACTTTGGTTATATTATAACTAAGGAATGAGCAGGAGGTTTGCACATGCATCCATAATTAATATGGAGATAAGTAATGCAGCCCGTCAAATATGTGCTGCCAGGCCGATACTGCCATGTTGAAGATTTGCTTGTGTAGGCCTTTTGATGTGTCTATAAACTACATGCTTCCATGTAAGAGATGGCTAAGTAAGACAGAGTACAACGAGATAGCACTGCCTAGAAAAGCTCGTTGGTTCTTGCATGTGACATTGCAGTTATGTAGTGTCTTCTAAATTTATATGTACAATTTGCATTTACAAGGACTGGCAATGCCAGAACCACTGCCCAGACTGAGTGAAAGTGATACGTATATTTTTATTGCAGCATTGAGGGATATTAGTACTTCTCAGAATGTACTACACTTGCATTGTGTAAGGACCAAATATATAATTTATGAACGATCACTGATGCTACATAAGTGCATAATTATAATTTAAGCTTAGTTTAGGTGCATGTTGCAATGGGCAGATGTTTCTATTACAGAAATCGTGAGATTTCTGTGGCACAGTGAAAGGTGTAATGTAGTGAAGGATGCTTCTATTTTTACTACAAAGTGGGAAAGAATTGGTGTGTAGGAAAAATTTGCTGCAAATGTCGGTCATACTGAACTAATACTTCTACTGAGATATGCATAGGCCTTCCAGTATTTCACCATTCAATAGGAATCCTGCTTTTTAACACGAATTTACTAGCACAAATTTTAACGAGaatttacactcttaaaactgaacttcatcacatagcatgctcctaagTCTTCACCACTATCCCGAATGACATAGTTCTGCCCCTGATATGTTCATAACGGGaagcgtatgccttttttgacACTCATGCAGTTATGCTAATTGTCGTAAAAAGGCATACACCCctcgctttccacaaatcaggagtgatacaatggtatcattctgcgcaatggttggccttcaccatgctgtatgtggtgaagttccgttttaagagtgtactgcacATTACGTAAAAACAGCAGCATAGTCAGAAAAAGATTTCTGGAGGGTTCTagggggactttacatgggagaggatttcaccctcatttccctctcccaaatgcactaccaaaggtacggtcTTGGGAGGGGTTTGAACTCCTCCTCGAAAAGcccccctctggctacgccactgcctgaAAAGCATAGGTTATGTGAACACGGTACAAAAACCAGCAATGTGTGCAGACATATATCATGAACACTATAGAATGAAACAAGTCCAGGACATGTCATCAGAGTAGTAGTCTGTCAATTATCAGCGTGcagaaaacacaaacactaGTATACACATTAACATTCCATGTGCCCAGTGAAAAGAAACCATATGAATATACCTTTAATTTATTAGTATTTTTGCGTGTTTGACTGTAACACAAAGTATAACATGTACATCGAAGACTGTCACTTCACTGTCTGAAATATGCAAACGATATGAAGCTTCCATATATGTGTAAGGGTGATGGTGGTGACTGGAATAGTAGGTCTTTGCACTTGGGTGAGCCTCGTGTGCATTGTGTTTGTGTACTAAGCATTATTGTGCACATGGTGGTCATTTCAAACTTTGTATTGTTCTAATATAAAGGATTTGGGGAACACTGTACAGTAGAAGACAGCATTGAAATATGTGGTACTGTATTGAAATTACAAGCTGACATCTTGGTTATCGTCATCCTTGTATTATGCATTGTAGTGTAGAAAGCAATTTTTAAATGATGCTGTTCTCAAAGTGAAAGTGCACTCAGTTGTCATGGCGACAGGACTGTGAGTAAAGCCATCATCTGCCTCGCATCCTGGGAGCACCGGTAACGCCATCTGGGCAAAAGAGTTCCTGTTTTATTCCTCCTCACTCTCATTCACGACCTGCTCACACAAACAGCCTGCAGTGAAGTGTGGCTCGTTTTCATGGACATGGTGGTCACTAAAAGTGTCATTGTGACTGAAAGGGTTATTAATCATAACGCCACAATGAGTAGGCCGGCCATTTTAGTCTGTATAGCATTATTGGCAATGGAGCTCTGTTGTCAGCCTGTGATGCACCCTGAAATCCAATCCAGTCTCTTTTCGTTACAAGATGATGCTTCCATAAAACCAAGCCGGAGGACTTTTTATAAACAGACATGATGTGACACGTTATTGACAGCCTAAAAATAAAATATGAAGTAAATGTTCATGCTGTATTAAAAGCCCTTCAGAGTTTGCACAGTCCTAGTTTTGTACAGCAGTGCAAACAAAAATTTCATTACTACATGAGCTTTCTCTTTTTGCATCCTCTCTAAACATATGCCACGAATTAGCTTGTTATTTTGTCATATTTATTGTCGATGCATTAAAGCCTATCTGCCAATGACAGATGTGCGATGAATGCTCTTGCACATTCCCATGTTTATACGATTGTAACATGTTATAGCAGCACACACCTGCACATTTTAGTTTATATTGAGCATAGTAATATTAATTACCTTAAACTTTCAATTCACTCACTTTCATTTCAAACTCAAACTGCTTTACTTGAACGGTTTCTGGAAGCTAGGAACTAAGGTGTCAGTTCCGACCATCCTCGCTGGCACCATGCA is a window encoding:
- the LOC135394153 gene encoding tetraspanin-9-like, with protein sequence MGKTGYTCVRHTLCCYNLLFWILGCGMTGVGIWLHLAYGGYSNVLPTHRVLSADGLCLTAGVVTFLLAFLGCCGAWFQSKCLLCLYFVLLIIIFLLEFTAGTLGFVYRKNIGQSLMHEMTVGIQEKYSPDNDNGLAEVWDHIHSKFECCGVQGYRDWYRVAAWPKNDWVPHSCCLEEFSNNTACGQAGNPDFLNQGGCYKKLHMWIMKRLYIVGIICMSFAFVQLFGLISAMVLLCTASEKRKKKRSRNVHYAAMV